In the genome of Lathyrus oleraceus cultivar Zhongwan6 chromosome 4, CAAS_Psat_ZW6_1.0, whole genome shotgun sequence, the window ACCAGCTGCCTATGCTAGGCACATTCCGCACTTTGAAGATCAACATCACATGTATCAGACTGTCGACTCAACCGTTAGTGGTGATGAAGTAAGATTTGAAGATTTTAGAGAAGTGAAGGAGAACATGCAACTCCTTGAGAAGAAGTTTCGAGCATTAGAAGGATACCACGTCTTTGGATCTGCTGCCAAAGAAATGTGCCTTGTATCTGGGTTGGTGATTCCGGCCAAATTCAAAACTCCAGATTTCGACAAATACAAGGGGCATACTTACCCAAAGagccatctcatcatgtattacCGTAAAATGGCTGCTCATGTGGAAGACAACAAGTTGATGATCCACTATTTTCAAGATAGCTTGAGTGGGGCTCCATCCAAGTGGTATTTAAGTCTGGATCAGAATAGGATCAGATGTTTCCAAGACCTGTCAGACGCGTTCATAAAACActacaaatacaacatggatatggcgcctgacaaAAGACAGTTGAAAAGCATGTTCCAGCATGACAAGGAGTCCTTCGaggaatatgctcaaagatggagggaactgGCTTCTCGAGTTAAACCACCTTTTGCTGAAAAGGAATTGGCCGAACTGTTCATCGACACTGTCCAACCCCAATTCtatgagaagatggttggaagtgCTTCCTTGGTATTCTCCGAGCTTGTTGCTATAGGGGCTCGTGTCGAATATGGATTAAGAAATGGCAAACTTGCGGCTGTGGCTGGAACTTCAAGTGTTAATCCGAAGAAGTTCTCTGGAGGGTTTcccagaaagaaggaaggtgaaactaATGTTATGACTATTGGCCAAGGAAGAGCCCCTCCAAGAAGGAGACAACAATAATATTCACCACAGTAGTATGTTAAACAACCCTTTCCCTATCAGCAGCCCATGTATCCTGTTCAGTATGTAGCTGATGTGACGCCCGCCTTCAATCAACAACCTACTCAGGCTTATCAAGTGCCTCTGGTTTATCAACCAACTCCAATGCAACAACGTGTTGCGGTTCCTCCAGTTTATCAATAAGCACCAGCAGCTCCTGTCTATCAACAGCCGAGAGCTCAAGCTCCAAGGAAAAATGCTCAGAACCAGAATAGAAGGCAGGGGGATAGGGCGACCTTCAATCCAATTCCAATGTCGTACATTGAGCTTGATCCCTCTCTGTTGCAAAAGGGTTTGGTGGTTCCCAGACCTATGGGACCTCCACCTGATCGTCTGCCTCCATGGTACAACCCTAATGCACACTGTCCTTTTCATGAAGGTTCCCACGGGCATGACCTAGAGGGTTGCTATGCCTTGAAGCACAGGGTTCGTGAGCTGATTGACAGCAAGATCCCGTCTTTTAAGGATATGGGACCAAATGTGAAGAACATTCCTCTTCCTCCCCATGGAGACACTACGGTGAATACCATTGAAGATGCCTCTGTTGGTGTTATGGTTGAGAAGGTGGATGATGTTAAGACTCCTTTGGCAGCATTCCACGCCCGATTGGTGAAAGCTGGCCTAATTGATGTTCGTCATGACAGCTGCGAAGAGTGTACCGCACACCCAAGATGGTGTCAGATGGTACAAGATAATATTCAAGACTTGATGAATAAAGGAGTGCTTCAAATCTCCAGTGTTACAAAGAACGAAGATTTGTCGGTAGTTGAACCTTGTTTCAATTTACCTGAACCAATTGAAATCCCTTACTATAGTAGAAGAGTGGTGCCTGAGAATAGTCACCCGCCGCCTGTTGAGATCTATATGCCTACACCATTTTCGTATGAAAGCGCCAAGGTTATGCCTTGGAGATATGAGGTTACCGCTGTGGACAAGATTGTTGAAGGAAGTGAAGATGTTGAAGTGACAGAAGTTGTGAATGAGGACGTCACCAATATTGCAGGAATGAGCAGAATAACCCATAGTGGTCGAATCTATACACCTGAATTCAATGTGACTCCTCAAAGGCCTTTCAAGGAATCTACAGTTGCAGCTCCCGTTAAAGAACCTGAAGTGGTCCAATCTGAAGATGCTGTTGAATTCTTGAAGTTGATCAAGAGAAGTGATTACAAGGTTGTGGACTAGTTGCATCAGACACCATCTAAAATTTCTATTTTGTCTCTGCTATTGAACTCCCAAgcccatagggaggctttgttgaaggtGCTTGCCTAAGCTCATGTAACACACAGCATAACAGTAGACCAGTTTGATGGGGTGGTTGCGAACATCACAACTTGCAATACTTTAAGCTTTAGTGAAGAAGAATCACCTGAAGATGGACAAAATCACAATCGTGCTCTCCATATATCGGTAaaatgcaaagatgatgctttggcaagagttttggttgatactagatcttctttgaatgttatgccaaagagaacactcgctaagttatcttatcaaggactagctatgaagcctagtgccttgatagtgaaagcttttgatggttccaggagaaccgtgattggagaggttgaagtgcccatattgattggccctcatgtattcccgattaatttccaagtcatggatattaatCCAGCATATAGCTacttattggggcgtccctggattcatgctgcagggGAAGTCACCTCCACTTTACATCATAAAATAAAGTTCTTGGTGGACAATCAATTGATCATTATTTCTGGGGAGGAAGACTTTGTGGTTAGTCACCTTTCATCCTTCAGATATATCGAGGCTGATGAGGACGCTTTagaaacttctttccaagctcttgaaatagccaaTGCCACTTTTGTGGAGATGAAGGACCCGGTTGGGAAAGCTTGTTCATCTTTCGCTTCTCTGAAAAGCGTAAAGTCTATTATTAAAGTAGGAAACCCTGAAGGTTGGGGTCAGCTTATTGATGTTCGTGAGAAGCATGATCGCTTTGGTCTGGGATATGTGCCTTCTATTATGAAAGAAG includes:
- the LOC127136590 gene encoding uncharacterized protein LOC127136590, whose translation is MYQTVDSTVSGDEVRFEDFREVKENMQLLEKKFRALEGYHVFGSAAKEMCLVSGLVIPAKFKTPDFDKYKGHTYPKSHLIMYYRKMAAHVEDNKLMIHYFQDSLSGAPSKWYLSLDQNRIRCFQDLSDAFIKHYKYNMDMAPDKRQLKSMFQHDKESFEEYAQRWRELASRVKPPFAEKELAELFIDTVQPQFYEKMVGSASLVFSELVAIGARVEYGLRNGKLAAVAGTSSVNPKKFSGGFPRKKEGETNVMTIGQGRAPPRRRQQ